Proteins found in one Passer domesticus isolate bPasDom1 chromosome 16, bPasDom1.hap1, whole genome shotgun sequence genomic segment:
- the RBL1 gene encoding retinoblastoma-like protein 1 isoform X4, with protein sequence MSRPGPADPGAALERLCRELNLDAASAAEALRDFTALRGTYSLEGEALHWLACALYVACRRSRVPTVGSSPMEGNGVSLTRILRSARLSLIQFFSKMKKWMDMSNLPQEFRERVERLERNFEVSTVIFKKFEPIFFDIFQNPYEESSKPHRSRKQRRVPCSVKDLFNFCWTLFVYTKGNFRMIGDDLVNSYHLLLCCLDLIFANALLCPNRRDLLNPSFKGLPVEFHTLEIKASKDPPCIIAMLCELHDGLLVEAKGIKEHYFKPYIAKLFDRKILKGDCLLDLCNFTENSKALNKEYEEYVLTVGDFDERVFLGADAEEEIGTRKFSADVPGEKTTARAHMECHLQQHFEKKRSFAPSTPLTGRRYLREKETAITPVASATQSVSRLQSMVAGLKNAPSEQLTAIFESCARSPLESIMSRVKEIGETFCCHYTQSTDEQPGSHIDFAVNRLKLAEILYYKILETIMVQETRRLHGKDLTALLEQDLFHRSLLACCLEIVLFAYSSPRTFPWIIEVLDLRPFYFYKVIEVLIRSEEGLSRDMVKHLNSIEEQILESLAWTRNSALWNALEASENKVPTCEEVIFPSNFEASNGGSGFGHLPMMPLSPIIHPRVKEVRTDLGGSLRRDMQPLSPISVHERYSSPTAGSAKRRLFGDDSPKEMQMEKILTKGTKLTIAPASSIGAENVSSSPAQTMLTMTTTTVPGQAGQKVTIPLHGIANDMGGITLIPISIHLGQPCKVDAQAPCHPPGNQAQEVQLPAASKPKRTGSLALFYRKVYHLASVRLRDLCLKLDVSNDLRRKIWTCFEFTLVHCADLMKDRHLDQLLLCAFYIMAKVTKEERTFQDIMKSYRNQPQANSHVYRSVLLRSTSDDGPLDKNANPDMEMTEDSSVKAGSSLGQSAAENSSGSQTEERGDLIKFYNAVYVGRVKSFALKYDITNQDHVMEAPALSPFPSLRQQAASPRRVWQQHCVYVSPHKNGACLTPRSALLYRFNGSPSKSLKDINNMIKQGEHRSKKRAITIDSDTESPSKRLCQENDDVLLKRLQDVVSERANH encoded by the exons ATGTCCCGGCCGGGGCCCGCCGATCCCGGCGCCGCCCTGGAGCGGCTCTGCCGGGAGCTCAACCTGGACGCGGCGAGCGCGGCCGAGGCGCTGCGCGACTTCACGGCGCTGCGGGGCACCTACAGCCTGGAG GGCGAGGCGCTGCACTGGCTGGCCTGCGCGCTGTACGTCGCCTGCCGCCGGAGCCGCGTGCCCACCGTGGGGAGCAGCCCGATGGAGGGGAACGGCGTCTCCCTGACCCGCATCCTGCGCTCCGCACGCCTCAG cttAATTCAGTTTTTTAGCAAAATGAAGAAGTGGATGGACATGTCAAACCTTCCCCAGGAATTCCGAGAGCGAGTTGAGAGGCTGGAGAGAAATTTTGAAGTGTCAACCGTGATTTTCAAAAAGTTTGAACCAATATTTTTTGATATATTTCAAAACCCTTATGAAGAAAGTTCCAAACCGCATCGAAGCCGGAAGCAGAG GCGGGTGCCATGCAGCGTCAAAGATCTCTTCAACTTCTGCTGGACTCTCTTTGTGTACACTAAGG GTAATTTCCGTATGATTGGAGATGATTTAGTAAATTCCTATCATTTACTTCTGTGCTGCTTGGACCTGATTTTTGCCAATGCCCTTCTGTGTCCAAACAGAAGAGATTTGCTAAATCCATCATTTAAAG GCTTACCAGTGGAGTTCCACACTCTGGAGATCAAAGCCTCCAAGGACCCTCCCTGCATCATTGCCATGCTCTGCGAGCTGCACGACGGGCTCCTTGTGGAAGCGAAGGGCATAAAGGAGCACTACTTCAAACCATACATTGCAAAGCTGTTTGACAGAAAG ATCTTAAAAGGAGATTGTCTGTTGGATCTTTGCAACTTTACAGAAAATAG CAAAGCACTGAATAAAGAGTATGAAGAGTATGTTCTCACTGTGGGTGACTTTGATGAGAGAGTTTTCCTGGGAGCTGATGCTGAAGAAGAAATTGGCACTCGAAAATTCTCTGCAGATGTGCCAGGAGAGAAGACGACAGCAAGAGCTCACATGGAGTGTCATCTGCAGCAGCATTTCGAAAAG AAAAGGTCATTTGCACCTTCAACTCCACTGACTGGCAGAAGATACCTGCGAGAAAAGGAAACTGCCATCACTCCTGTGGCTTCAGCCACACAGAGTGTGAGCCGTTTGCAGAGCATGGTGGCTGGGTTGAAAAATGCACCTAGTGAACAACTTACAGCTATTTTTGA GTCTTGTGCCCGCAGCCCCTTGGAAAGCATCATGAGCAGAGTGAAGGAAATTGGTGAGACATTCTGTTGCCACTACACTCAGTCAACAGATGAGCAGCCAGGATCTCACATAG attttgcTGTAAACAGATTAAAACTGGCAGAGATCTTGTACTATAAAATCTTGGAGACCATAATGGTGCAAGAAACACGGAGACTGCATGGGAAGGATCTGACT GCTCTCCTGGAACAGGATCTCTTTCACCGCTCCCTGCTGGCGTGCTGCTTGGAGATTGTGCTCTTTGCTTACAGCTCCCCTCGCACCTTCCCCTGGATCATTGAAGTTCTTGACCTCAGGCCATTCTATTTCTATAAG GTTATTGAAGTGCTGATTCGCTCTGAGGAAGGACTTTCCAGAGACATGGTGAAGCACCTCAATAGCATCGAGGAACAGATTCTGGAGAGTCTGGCCTGGACTCGGAACTCAGCACTGTGGAATGCACTCGAGGCCTCAGAAAACAAAGTCCCAACCTGTGAAGAA GTAATATTTCCCAGTAATTTTGAGGCCAGCAATGGAGGAAGTGGGTTTGGGCACTTGCCCATGATGCCATTATCTCCCATAATTCATCCTCGAGTGAAAGAGGTTCGGACAGATCTTGGTGGGAGTTTAAGACGAG ACATGCAGCCATTGTCTCCAATCTCCGTTCACGAGCGCTACAGCTCTCCTACAGCTGGAAGTGCTAAGAGAAGGCTCTTTGGAGATGACAGCCCCAAAGAAATGCAGATGGAAAAAATCTTAACGAAAGGAACTAAGCTGACAATTGCTCCAGCATCAAGCATTGGTGCTGAAAACGTGTCATCATCTCCTGCCCAGACAATGCTGACCATGACAACCACTACAGTACCAGGACAAGCAGGACAGAAGGTCACTATCCCACTGCATG GCATTGCAAATGACATGGGTGGAATCACCTTGATCCCCATTTCGATTCATTTAGGCCAGCCATGTAAAGTGGATGCTCAGGCTCCCTGCCACCCTCCTGGGAACCAGGCACAAGAAGTGCAGCTGCCAGCGGCCAGTAAACCGAAGAGAACGGGCTCCTTGGCACTGTTCTACAGGAAG GTGTATCATCTGGCAAGCGTGCGCTTGCGTGATCTGTGCTTGAAACTGGATGTTTCCAATGACCTGCGCAGGAAGATATGGACATGTTTTGAATTCACATTGGTTCATTGTGCTGATCTTATGAAAGACAGGCATTTGGAccagctcctcctctgtgcTTTTTATATCATGGCAAAG gtaACCAAAGAGGAAAGAACTTTTCAGGACATAATGAAAAGTTACAGAAATCAGCCACAGGCAAACAGCCAT GTTTATAGGAGTGTCTTGTTGAGAAGTACATCTGATGATGGTCCATTGGACAAAAATGCAAACCCAGATATGGAGATGACAGAA GACTCATCTGTGAAAGCTGGCAGCTCCTTGGGACAATCTGCAGCAGAGAACTCGAGTGGGTCACAaacagaggagagaggagacCTTATTAAATTTTACAACGCAGTCTACGTAGGAAGAGTAAAGTCATTTGCACTGAAGTACGATATCACAAACCAGGATCATGTG ATGGAGGCGCCTGCGCTGTCGCCGTTCCCCAGCCTCCGGCAGCAGGCGGCGTCCCCGCGGCGcgtctggcagcagcactgcgtGTACGTGTCGCCCCACAAGAACGGCGCCTGCCTCACGCCGCGCTCCGCCCTGCTCTACAGGTTCAACGGCAGCCCTTCCAAG AGTTTGAAGGACATCAACAATATGATAAAACAAGGTGAACATAGGAGTAAGAAGCGAGCAATAACAATTGACAGTGACACCGAATCCCCCTCAAAGCGACTCTGCCAGGAGAATGATGATGTTCTACTAAAACGTCTGCAGGATGTTGTCAGTGAAAGAGCAAATCATTAA
- the RBL1 gene encoding retinoblastoma-like protein 1 isoform X2, with protein sequence MSRPGPADPGAALERLCRELNLDAASAAEALRDFTALRGTYSLEGEALHWLACALYVACRRSRVPTVGSSPMEGNGVSLTRILRSARLSLIQFFSKMKKWMDMSNLPQEFRERVERLERNFEVSTVIFKKFEPIFFDIFQNPYEESSKPHRSRKQRRVPCSVKDLFNFCWTLFVYTKGNFRMIGDDLVNSYHLLLCCLDLIFANALLCPNRRDLLNPSFKGLPVEFHTLEIKASKDPPCIIAMLCELHDGLLVEAKGIKEHYFKPYIAKLFDRKILKGDCLLDLCNFTENSKALNKEYEEYVLTVGDFDERVFLGADAEEEIGTRKFSADVPGEKTTARAHMECHLQQHFEKKRSFAPSTPLTGRRYLREKETAITPVASATQSVSRLQSMVAGLKNAPSEQLTAIFESCARSPLESIMSRVKEIGETFCCHYTQSTDEQPGSHIDFAVNRLKLAEILYYKILETIMVQETRRLHGKDLTALLEQDLFHRSLLACCLEIVLFAYSSPRTFPWIIEVLDLRPFYFYKVIEVLIRSEEGLSRDMVKHLNSIEEQILESLAWTRNSALWNALEASENKVPTCEEVIFPSNFEASNGGSGFGHLPMMPLSPIIHPRVKEVRTDLGGSLRRDMQPLSPISVHERYSSPTAGSAKRRLFGDDSPKEMQMEKILTKGTKLTIAPASSIGAENVSSSPAQTMLTMTTTTVPGQAGQKVTIPLHGQPCKVDAQAPCHPPGNQAQEVQLPAASKPKRTGSLALFYRKVYHLASVRLRDLCLKLDVSNDLRRKIWTCFEFTLVHCADLMKDRHLDQLLLCAFYIMAKVTKEERTFQDIMKSYRNQPQANSHVYRSVLLRSTSDDGPLDKNANPDMEMTEDSSVKAGSSLGQSAAENSSGSQTEERGDLIKFYNAVYVGRVKSFALKYDITNQDHVMEAPALSPFPSLRQQAASPRRVWQQHCVYVSPHKNGACLTPRSALLYRFNGSPSKSLKDINNMIKQGEHRSKKRAITIDSDTESPSKRLCQENDDVLLKRLQDVVSERANH encoded by the exons ATGTCCCGGCCGGGGCCCGCCGATCCCGGCGCCGCCCTGGAGCGGCTCTGCCGGGAGCTCAACCTGGACGCGGCGAGCGCGGCCGAGGCGCTGCGCGACTTCACGGCGCTGCGGGGCACCTACAGCCTGGAG GGCGAGGCGCTGCACTGGCTGGCCTGCGCGCTGTACGTCGCCTGCCGCCGGAGCCGCGTGCCCACCGTGGGGAGCAGCCCGATGGAGGGGAACGGCGTCTCCCTGACCCGCATCCTGCGCTCCGCACGCCTCAG cttAATTCAGTTTTTTAGCAAAATGAAGAAGTGGATGGACATGTCAAACCTTCCCCAGGAATTCCGAGAGCGAGTTGAGAGGCTGGAGAGAAATTTTGAAGTGTCAACCGTGATTTTCAAAAAGTTTGAACCAATATTTTTTGATATATTTCAAAACCCTTATGAAGAAAGTTCCAAACCGCATCGAAGCCGGAAGCAGAG GCGGGTGCCATGCAGCGTCAAAGATCTCTTCAACTTCTGCTGGACTCTCTTTGTGTACACTAAGG GTAATTTCCGTATGATTGGAGATGATTTAGTAAATTCCTATCATTTACTTCTGTGCTGCTTGGACCTGATTTTTGCCAATGCCCTTCTGTGTCCAAACAGAAGAGATTTGCTAAATCCATCATTTAAAG GCTTACCAGTGGAGTTCCACACTCTGGAGATCAAAGCCTCCAAGGACCCTCCCTGCATCATTGCCATGCTCTGCGAGCTGCACGACGGGCTCCTTGTGGAAGCGAAGGGCATAAAGGAGCACTACTTCAAACCATACATTGCAAAGCTGTTTGACAGAAAG ATCTTAAAAGGAGATTGTCTGTTGGATCTTTGCAACTTTACAGAAAATAG CAAAGCACTGAATAAAGAGTATGAAGAGTATGTTCTCACTGTGGGTGACTTTGATGAGAGAGTTTTCCTGGGAGCTGATGCTGAAGAAGAAATTGGCACTCGAAAATTCTCTGCAGATGTGCCAGGAGAGAAGACGACAGCAAGAGCTCACATGGAGTGTCATCTGCAGCAGCATTTCGAAAAG AAAAGGTCATTTGCACCTTCAACTCCACTGACTGGCAGAAGATACCTGCGAGAAAAGGAAACTGCCATCACTCCTGTGGCTTCAGCCACACAGAGTGTGAGCCGTTTGCAGAGCATGGTGGCTGGGTTGAAAAATGCACCTAGTGAACAACTTACAGCTATTTTTGA GTCTTGTGCCCGCAGCCCCTTGGAAAGCATCATGAGCAGAGTGAAGGAAATTGGTGAGACATTCTGTTGCCACTACACTCAGTCAACAGATGAGCAGCCAGGATCTCACATAG attttgcTGTAAACAGATTAAAACTGGCAGAGATCTTGTACTATAAAATCTTGGAGACCATAATGGTGCAAGAAACACGGAGACTGCATGGGAAGGATCTGACT GCTCTCCTGGAACAGGATCTCTTTCACCGCTCCCTGCTGGCGTGCTGCTTGGAGATTGTGCTCTTTGCTTACAGCTCCCCTCGCACCTTCCCCTGGATCATTGAAGTTCTTGACCTCAGGCCATTCTATTTCTATAAG GTTATTGAAGTGCTGATTCGCTCTGAGGAAGGACTTTCCAGAGACATGGTGAAGCACCTCAATAGCATCGAGGAACAGATTCTGGAGAGTCTGGCCTGGACTCGGAACTCAGCACTGTGGAATGCACTCGAGGCCTCAGAAAACAAAGTCCCAACCTGTGAAGAA GTAATATTTCCCAGTAATTTTGAGGCCAGCAATGGAGGAAGTGGGTTTGGGCACTTGCCCATGATGCCATTATCTCCCATAATTCATCCTCGAGTGAAAGAGGTTCGGACAGATCTTGGTGGGAGTTTAAGACGAG ACATGCAGCCATTGTCTCCAATCTCCGTTCACGAGCGCTACAGCTCTCCTACAGCTGGAAGTGCTAAGAGAAGGCTCTTTGGAGATGACAGCCCCAAAGAAATGCAGATGGAAAAAATCTTAACGAAAGGAACTAAGCTGACAATTGCTCCAGCATCAAGCATTGGTGCTGAAAACGTGTCATCATCTCCTGCCCAGACAATGCTGACCATGACAACCACTACAGTACCAGGACAAGCAGGACAGAAGGTCACTATCCCACTGCATG GCCAGCCATGTAAAGTGGATGCTCAGGCTCCCTGCCACCCTCCTGGGAACCAGGCACAAGAAGTGCAGCTGCCAGCGGCCAGTAAACCGAAGAGAACGGGCTCCTTGGCACTGTTCTACAGGAAG GTGTATCATCTGGCAAGCGTGCGCTTGCGTGATCTGTGCTTGAAACTGGATGTTTCCAATGACCTGCGCAGGAAGATATGGACATGTTTTGAATTCACATTGGTTCATTGTGCTGATCTTATGAAAGACAGGCATTTGGAccagctcctcctctgtgcTTTTTATATCATGGCAAAG gtaACCAAAGAGGAAAGAACTTTTCAGGACATAATGAAAAGTTACAGAAATCAGCCACAGGCAAACAGCCAT GTTTATAGGAGTGTCTTGTTGAGAAGTACATCTGATGATGGTCCATTGGACAAAAATGCAAACCCAGATATGGAGATGACAGAA GACTCATCTGTGAAAGCTGGCAGCTCCTTGGGACAATCTGCAGCAGAGAACTCGAGTGGGTCACAaacagaggagagaggagacCTTATTAAATTTTACAACGCAGTCTACGTAGGAAGAGTAAAGTCATTTGCACTGAAGTACGATATCACAAACCAGGATCATGTG ATGGAGGCGCCTGCGCTGTCGCCGTTCCCCAGCCTCCGGCAGCAGGCGGCGTCCCCGCGGCGcgtctggcagcagcactgcgtGTACGTGTCGCCCCACAAGAACGGCGCCTGCCTCACGCCGCGCTCCGCCCTGCTCTACAGGTTCAACGGCAGCCCTTCCAAG AGTTTGAAGGACATCAACAATATGATAAAACAAGGTGAACATAGGAGTAAGAAGCGAGCAATAACAATTGACAGTGACACCGAATCCCCCTCAAAGCGACTCTGCCAGGAGAATGATGATGTTCTACTAAAACGTCTGCAGGATGTTGTCAGTGAAAGAGCAAATCATTAA
- the RBL1 gene encoding retinoblastoma-like protein 1 isoform X3, with product MSRPGPADPGAALERLCRELNLDAASAAEALRDFTALRGTYSLEGEALHWLACALYVACRRSRVPTVGSSPMEGNGVSLTRILRSARLSLIQFFSKMKKWMDMSNLPQEFRERVERLERNFEVSTVIFKKFEPIFFDIFQNPYEESSKPHRSRKQRRVPCSVKDLFNFCWTLFVYTKGLPVEFHTLEIKASKDPPCIIAMLCELHDGLLVEAKGIKEHYFKPYIAKLFDRKILKGDCLLDLCNFTENSKALNKEYEEYVLTVGDFDERVFLGADAEEEIGTRKFSADVPGEKTTARAHMECHLQQHFEKKRSFAPSTPLTGRRYLREKETAITPVASATQSVSRLQSMVAGLKNAPSEQLTAIFESCARSPLESIMSRVKEIGETFCCHYTQSTDEQPGSHIDFAVNRLKLAEILYYKILETIMVQETRRLHGKDLTALLEQDLFHRSLLACCLEIVLFAYSSPRTFPWIIEVLDLRPFYFYKVIEVLIRSEEGLSRDMVKHLNSIEEQILESLAWTRNSALWNALEASENKVPTCEEVIFPSNFEASNGGSGFGHLPMMPLSPIIHPRVKEVRTDLGGSLRRDMQPLSPISVHERYSSPTAGSAKRRLFGDDSPKEMQMEKILTKGTKLTIAPASSIGAENVSSSPAQTMLTMTTTTVPGQAGQKVTIPLHGIANDMGGITLIPISIHLGQPCKVDAQAPCHPPGNQAQEVQLPAASKPKRTGSLALFYRKVYHLASVRLRDLCLKLDVSNDLRRKIWTCFEFTLVHCADLMKDRHLDQLLLCAFYIMAKVTKEERTFQDIMKSYRNQPQANSHVYRSVLLRSTSDDGPLDKNANPDMEMTEDSSVKAGSSLGQSAAENSSGSQTEERGDLIKFYNAVYVGRVKSFALKYDITNQDHVMEAPALSPFPSLRQQAASPRRVWQQHCVYVSPHKNGACLTPRSALLYRFNGSPSKSLKDINNMIKQGEHRSKKRAITIDSDTESPSKRLCQENDDVLLKRLQDVVSERANH from the exons ATGTCCCGGCCGGGGCCCGCCGATCCCGGCGCCGCCCTGGAGCGGCTCTGCCGGGAGCTCAACCTGGACGCGGCGAGCGCGGCCGAGGCGCTGCGCGACTTCACGGCGCTGCGGGGCACCTACAGCCTGGAG GGCGAGGCGCTGCACTGGCTGGCCTGCGCGCTGTACGTCGCCTGCCGCCGGAGCCGCGTGCCCACCGTGGGGAGCAGCCCGATGGAGGGGAACGGCGTCTCCCTGACCCGCATCCTGCGCTCCGCACGCCTCAG cttAATTCAGTTTTTTAGCAAAATGAAGAAGTGGATGGACATGTCAAACCTTCCCCAGGAATTCCGAGAGCGAGTTGAGAGGCTGGAGAGAAATTTTGAAGTGTCAACCGTGATTTTCAAAAAGTTTGAACCAATATTTTTTGATATATTTCAAAACCCTTATGAAGAAAGTTCCAAACCGCATCGAAGCCGGAAGCAGAG GCGGGTGCCATGCAGCGTCAAAGATCTCTTCAACTTCTGCTGGACTCTCTTTGTGTACACTAAGG GCTTACCAGTGGAGTTCCACACTCTGGAGATCAAAGCCTCCAAGGACCCTCCCTGCATCATTGCCATGCTCTGCGAGCTGCACGACGGGCTCCTTGTGGAAGCGAAGGGCATAAAGGAGCACTACTTCAAACCATACATTGCAAAGCTGTTTGACAGAAAG ATCTTAAAAGGAGATTGTCTGTTGGATCTTTGCAACTTTACAGAAAATAG CAAAGCACTGAATAAAGAGTATGAAGAGTATGTTCTCACTGTGGGTGACTTTGATGAGAGAGTTTTCCTGGGAGCTGATGCTGAAGAAGAAATTGGCACTCGAAAATTCTCTGCAGATGTGCCAGGAGAGAAGACGACAGCAAGAGCTCACATGGAGTGTCATCTGCAGCAGCATTTCGAAAAG AAAAGGTCATTTGCACCTTCAACTCCACTGACTGGCAGAAGATACCTGCGAGAAAAGGAAACTGCCATCACTCCTGTGGCTTCAGCCACACAGAGTGTGAGCCGTTTGCAGAGCATGGTGGCTGGGTTGAAAAATGCACCTAGTGAACAACTTACAGCTATTTTTGA GTCTTGTGCCCGCAGCCCCTTGGAAAGCATCATGAGCAGAGTGAAGGAAATTGGTGAGACATTCTGTTGCCACTACACTCAGTCAACAGATGAGCAGCCAGGATCTCACATAG attttgcTGTAAACAGATTAAAACTGGCAGAGATCTTGTACTATAAAATCTTGGAGACCATAATGGTGCAAGAAACACGGAGACTGCATGGGAAGGATCTGACT GCTCTCCTGGAACAGGATCTCTTTCACCGCTCCCTGCTGGCGTGCTGCTTGGAGATTGTGCTCTTTGCTTACAGCTCCCCTCGCACCTTCCCCTGGATCATTGAAGTTCTTGACCTCAGGCCATTCTATTTCTATAAG GTTATTGAAGTGCTGATTCGCTCTGAGGAAGGACTTTCCAGAGACATGGTGAAGCACCTCAATAGCATCGAGGAACAGATTCTGGAGAGTCTGGCCTGGACTCGGAACTCAGCACTGTGGAATGCACTCGAGGCCTCAGAAAACAAAGTCCCAACCTGTGAAGAA GTAATATTTCCCAGTAATTTTGAGGCCAGCAATGGAGGAAGTGGGTTTGGGCACTTGCCCATGATGCCATTATCTCCCATAATTCATCCTCGAGTGAAAGAGGTTCGGACAGATCTTGGTGGGAGTTTAAGACGAG ACATGCAGCCATTGTCTCCAATCTCCGTTCACGAGCGCTACAGCTCTCCTACAGCTGGAAGTGCTAAGAGAAGGCTCTTTGGAGATGACAGCCCCAAAGAAATGCAGATGGAAAAAATCTTAACGAAAGGAACTAAGCTGACAATTGCTCCAGCATCAAGCATTGGTGCTGAAAACGTGTCATCATCTCCTGCCCAGACAATGCTGACCATGACAACCACTACAGTACCAGGACAAGCAGGACAGAAGGTCACTATCCCACTGCATG GCATTGCAAATGACATGGGTGGAATCACCTTGATCCCCATTTCGATTCATTTAGGCCAGCCATGTAAAGTGGATGCTCAGGCTCCCTGCCACCCTCCTGGGAACCAGGCACAAGAAGTGCAGCTGCCAGCGGCCAGTAAACCGAAGAGAACGGGCTCCTTGGCACTGTTCTACAGGAAG GTGTATCATCTGGCAAGCGTGCGCTTGCGTGATCTGTGCTTGAAACTGGATGTTTCCAATGACCTGCGCAGGAAGATATGGACATGTTTTGAATTCACATTGGTTCATTGTGCTGATCTTATGAAAGACAGGCATTTGGAccagctcctcctctgtgcTTTTTATATCATGGCAAAG gtaACCAAAGAGGAAAGAACTTTTCAGGACATAATGAAAAGTTACAGAAATCAGCCACAGGCAAACAGCCAT GTTTATAGGAGTGTCTTGTTGAGAAGTACATCTGATGATGGTCCATTGGACAAAAATGCAAACCCAGATATGGAGATGACAGAA GACTCATCTGTGAAAGCTGGCAGCTCCTTGGGACAATCTGCAGCAGAGAACTCGAGTGGGTCACAaacagaggagagaggagacCTTATTAAATTTTACAACGCAGTCTACGTAGGAAGAGTAAAGTCATTTGCACTGAAGTACGATATCACAAACCAGGATCATGTG ATGGAGGCGCCTGCGCTGTCGCCGTTCCCCAGCCTCCGGCAGCAGGCGGCGTCCCCGCGGCGcgtctggcagcagcactgcgtGTACGTGTCGCCCCACAAGAACGGCGCCTGCCTCACGCCGCGCTCCGCCCTGCTCTACAGGTTCAACGGCAGCCCTTCCAAG AGTTTGAAGGACATCAACAATATGATAAAACAAGGTGAACATAGGAGTAAGAAGCGAGCAATAACAATTGACAGTGACACCGAATCCCCCTCAAAGCGACTCTGCCAGGAGAATGATGATGTTCTACTAAAACGTCTGCAGGATGTTGTCAGTGAAAGAGCAAATCATTAA